A stretch of Schistocerca cancellata isolate TAMUIC-IGC-003103 chromosome 3, iqSchCanc2.1, whole genome shotgun sequence DNA encodes these proteins:
- the LOC126176493 gene encoding soma ferritin-like — MTNKGQGRRQVCACICNCLHIAFRHGCFVHNSSIELPGCRKFFLKQVREEEEHATLLIDYANSRGGIVELQDIRAPKVIDWCSPLNALQNALELEMSVTKVTNYLHTNKHKFAQLIFLKSVHIFLFKDKTYETAEVPLFLYMLISKWCSTAAYYS; from the exons ATGACCAATAAA GGGCAGGGAAGGAGGCAAGTATGTGCGTGTATATGTAACTGCTTACACATAGCATTCAGACATGGGTGTTTTGTGCACAACAG TTCCATTGAGCTTCCAGGATGCAGAAAATTTTTCCTAAAACAAGTGAGAGAGGAAGAAGAACATGCTACTTTATTAATTGATTATGCTAACTCCAGAGGAGGTATTGTTGAGCTTCAAGATATTAGAGCTCCAAAAGTCATTGACTGGTGCTCCCCACTGAATGCATTGCAGAATGCTCTAGAGCTTGAGATGTCAGTTACAAAGGTGACAAATTATTTACATACAAATAAACATAAATTTGCTCAACTTATATTTCTAA AAAGTgtccatatatttttatttaaagataaGACTTATGAAACAGCAGAAGTTCCTCTCTTTTTATATATGCTGATCAGTAAATGGTGTAGCACAGCTGCTTATTACTCTTAA